A genome region from Marasmius oreades isolate 03SP1 chromosome 5, whole genome shotgun sequence includes the following:
- a CDS encoding uncharacterized protein (BUSCO:EOG092631IR) has translation MSSVSSTPASKITRPALFTPKRPLSSLSNTSAPQTLLPSTHKRYKAPVTVESRPRNYVGRPKPTLATVPGTPVKEGTDGGPRTPGTPRSKSRQGAESPTLMPAMSEMDVSNVDPEEVLVDSQTVEAGDISGELDEALLKTIQVDHGKRDKVMVSIRIRPTDKQSAWKSTPGSNSIQLNPAHARNPNLMSATTSTNSATPTTFHFDSILTGTPNKPIYTTVARSHVHAAMEGFNAVIFAYGQTASGKTYTLSGDEDEPGIIPRAMRDVFGYIKRTADREYLLRCSYLEIYNETIHDLLAPPGSGNQVQIQGGNGSEIILSPLREEVVTSLKGVNEVLKRGERHRRTACTDWNDRSSRSHSVFRLVVESRERGCGPVDETELRAPSRSGRATPGPGATGSRLQAREGKSVQTSILSLIDLAGSEKATSDKDRTREGKYINTSLLTLGTVIGTLSENAAKNKSDHVPYRNSKLTRMLQPSLAGNARISVICTINPDPAAVAESTSTLSFAKRVKGVKLNAQKKEILDTDALIERYRKEIEDLKRRLAEKEAVSDAPARMRRLSAQEKQDESKAMKELNDRIQQLTKLILTSNTIEEGGSESRPASPVKVDFDMSPYQLQQELLSARLQLETQARQILSLEAALEQPPVDDGNDKIIAEQSEKIRELEIVTRGTREDGGDIGEFAETLKNLRAEVEREVRATVEREWAAKVEEEKRRREEGQKWAEEVVKELEKEKKNRIKLEDERRALAAFVSKFDSLGLGLTLPSSSPSRRTSSIIPPMPSPRGAAAAFAERKHLRSLRSRKNQLQDEDDRLIPFPTGDSMQTVDSNTSMSTATTAVSLDTEFDLRLSLGEDSPFKLEVCGGKMLPSLLEEEWGTMLEAETGDVSFEGEVRVGSPTKTIRVSKGLPLVRNKENLPA, from the exons ATGTCGTCGGTATCAAGCACCCCAGCTTCGAAAATTACACGGCCAGCCCTCTTTACCCCAAAGAGACCACTCTCATCGCTGTCTAATACTTCTGCACCTCAGACCCTCTTACCATCGACTCACAAACGCTACAAGGCACCCGTCACTGTTGAATCTCGACCGAGAAACTACGTTGGTAGGCCCAAACCAACGTTAGCCACAGTACCTGGAACACCGGTTAAGGAGGGTACTGATGGTGGACCTCGCACTCCTGGCACGCCACGCTCAAAGAGTCGACAGGGAGCGGAAAGTCCGACACTCATGCCTGCGATGAGTGAAATGGATGTCAGCAACGTTGACCCAGAGGAGGTTCTTGTCGACTCCCAGACGGTCGAAGCTGGTGATATATCAGGAGAGCTGGATGAGGCATTGCTGAAGACGATTCAGGTGGACCACGGAAAACGGGACAAGGTCATGGTTTCCATCAG AATCCGTCCTACAGATAAACAGTCAGCCTGGAAGTCTACGCCAGGTTCCAACTCCATACAACTGAACCCAGCTCATGCTCGAAATCCCAACCTGATGTCAGCCACCACTTCTACTAACTCTGCAACACCGACCACGTTCCACTTCGATTCTATTCTTACAGGAACTCCAAACAAACCTATTTACACCACCGTTGCACGGTCACACGTTCATGCTGCCATGGAGGGCTTCAACGCCGTTATATTTGCCTATGGACAAACCGCTTCAGGAAAGACATACACTCTATCCGGCGACGAGGACGAGCCGGGTATCATACCTCGTGCGATGCGTGACGTTTTCGGCTACATCAAACGTACTGCAGATAGAGAGTATCTTCTCCGTTGTTCCTACCTGGAAATTTACAACGAGACCATACACGATCTTCTCGCTCCACCTGGTTCTGGGAACCAGGTTCAGATTCAAGGTGGGAATGGCTCGGAGATCATCCTGTCTCCATTACGGGAAGAGGTGGTAACAAGCTTGAAGGGAGTAAACGAGGTTTTAAAAAGAGGAGAGAGACATCGACGAACTGCCTGCACAGATTGGAATGACAGGAGCAGTCGGAGTCATAGTGTGTTCAGACTTGTCGTCGAAAGTAGGGAACGAGGGTGTGGTCCTGTGGATGAGACCGAGTTGCGTGCGCCGAGTCGTAGTGGGCGTGCTACACCAGGACCGGGTGCTACGGGTTCAAGATTACAAGCACGAGAAGGGAAGAGTGTACAGACTTCCATTTTG AGTCTCATAGATCTTGCTGGGTCGGAGAAAGCCACTTCAGACAAGGACCGTACTAGGGAAGGGAAATACATCAATACCAG TCTCTTGACCCTCGGGACAGTGATTGGAACACTTTCTGAAAACGCCGCTAAGAACAAGAG CGATCATGTACCGTACCGAAACAGTAAGCTCACGCGAATGCTGCAGCCATCGTTGGCCGGTAACGCTCGCATCAGCGTCATATGCACGATCAATCCAGACCCAGCAGCTGTTGCAGAGAGTACCAGCACCCTCAGTTTTGCAAAGCGGGTTAAAGGCGTCAAG CTGAATGCACAGAAGAAAGAGATCTTAGATACGGATGCGTTGATTGAACGATACCGCAAAGAGATTGAAGATCTCAAGAGAAGGTTGGCGGAGAAGGAAGCTGTCAGCGATGCTCCCGCTCGCATGCGAAGACTTTCTGCTCAAGAG AAACAGGACGAATCCAAAGCCATGAAGGAACTCAACGACAGGATTCAACAACTCACGAAGCTTATTTTGACGAGCAACACCATTGAGGAGGGCGGATCGGAATCGAGGCCCGCCAGCCCGGTCAAAGTCGACTTCGATATGTCGCCGTACCAG CTTCAACAAGAGCTTCTCTCCGCCCGATTGCAACTTGAGACCCAAGCACGACAGATCCTTTCTCTGGAAGCAGCACTTGAACAGCCGCCTGTTGACGATGGGAACGACAAAATAATCGCTGAGCAGTCGGAAAAAATCCGTGAGTTGGAGATTGTCACTCGAGGAACGCGAGAGGATGGAGGCGATATAGGTGAATTTGCAGAGACACTCAAAAACCTGAGAGCAGAAGTAGAGAGGGAAGTGAGAGCTACAGTAGAAAGGGAATGGGCAGCAAAAGTCGAAGAGGAGAAACGCAGAAGAGAGGAAGGGCAAAAATGGGCTGAGGAAGTCGTGAAGGAACtcgaaaaagagaagaag AATCGAATCAAGCTCGAAGATGAACGTCGTGCGCTTGCCGCATTCGTGAGCAAGTTCGACTCGTTAGGACTAGGATTGACTCTTCCAAGCTCATCGCCCTCACGACGAACGAGTAGTATTATTCCACCGATGCCTTCACCTCGaggagctgctgctgctttTGCGGAACGTAAACATCTACGAAGTCTCCGTTCCCGCAAAAATCAACTTCAGGATGAGGACGATAGACTCATCCCGTTCCCAACTGGTGATTCGATGCAGACCGTTGATTCCAACACCAGCATGTCTACGGCCACGACTGCAGTTTCTCTAGATACCGAGTTCGATTTGAGGCTAAGCTTGGGGGAAGACAGTCCTTTCAAGTTAGAAGTTTGTGGGGGAAAGATGTTGCCCAGTCTACTCGAGGAAGAGTGGGGCACTATGTTGGAGGCGGAAACTGGCGACGTAAGCTTCGAGGGCGAAGTTCGCGTTGGATCTCCGACAAAGACCATAAGGGTTTCGAAGGGATTACCGCTAGTGCGTAACAAGGAGAACCTGCCGGCGTAG
- a CDS encoding uncharacterized protein (MEROPS:MER0034665), giving the protein MTENAHFSILDSELAMLLGGVTPSPDENLTVESRRERYDKIVPKAKQNHEPFLPHNSEYTVVDHRIDVGEGVRVLARSIIPTPRDGEDGCFPLLFWIHGGGWITGDVHMDDYHLRRTSVDLRISVVSFEYRLAPEHPFPSAPNDSFAGLKYVAAHPELFSASLKKGFLVGGPSAGGNIAAVLAHRARDDPYFARNETPVTGQLLQIPCLIHVKAYPDRLFLFLIYSFIPPRLCFCTRLHLWFFLQVQILAIVDGTK; this is encoded by the exons ATGACCGAAAACGCGCACTTTTCAATCTTGGATTCCGAACTTGCGATGCTCCTTGGTGGTGTAACACCATCGCCTGACGAAAACCTTACTGTTGAGTCCCGGAGGGAAAGATACGACAAGATAGTACCAAAGGCAAAACAGAACCACGAGCCTTTCTTGCCCCACA ATTCTGAATACACCGTTGTCGATCATCGAATCGACGTTGGCGAAGGCGTTCGCGTACTTGCCAGGTCCATCATACCTACGCCCCGAGACGGAGAAGACGGATGTTTCCCTCTACTTTTCTGGATACATGGCGGAG GTTGGATAACGGGTGATGTTCATATGGACGATTATCATCTTCGAAGAACGAGCGTTGACTTGCGGATATCGGTTGTAAGCTTTGAGTATCG ACTAGCACCTGAACATCCTTTCCCCAGCGCTCCAAATGACTCCTTTGCTGGTCTCAAATAC GTCGCTGCTCACCCGGAACTATTCTCTGCATCACTCAAAAAGGGTTTTCTCGTCGGCGGACCTTCTGCAGGTGGGAATATCGCAGCTGTACTTGCCCATCGCGCTAGAGACGATCCATACTTTGCTCGTAACGAGACACCCGTAACTGGACAGCTTCTGCAAATCCCTTGTTTGATTCATGTCAAGGCATACCCGGATAGGTTGTTTCTATTTCTTATATACTCATTCATTCCCCCGAGGTTATGTTTTTGCACACGCTTACACTTATGGTTTTTCTTACAGGTACAAATCCTCGCTATTGTCGATGGAACAAAATAA
- a CDS encoding uncharacterized protein (BUSCO:EOG09260J97) encodes MSKIPPKRTLPSKEATLFKELLTLYETRQLKKGIKTSDQILKKIPEHGETLCMKGLILTHMGRRDEGIEMVKKGVRLDLTSHIVWHVFGLIQKGEKNYEEALKSYTQALKFDKENLNILRDAAQLQTHLRLYDGLVETRYKLLRMRPMLRQNWIALAVAYHLGGNLLEAKKVLENYERTLKNLPDYDIEHSETLVYHVRLLEALGEWSDALSLLDTNAKERAIVDKTAIMEFRARLTSKLGSSDAEHSWRVLIEHNSECYDYYHGYLSNLGINLSTHPAQALKVLQDFAVQLPKATAPKRLSLTIAPASFAGDDSILSFYNLARAYLVAGLTKGIPSLFADIKSLYSDPEKLQIIQDIVEQAKEDNTPPTDPSSSTSPSTSEPITYLWTLYYLAQHYSYLSQHSKALSLLDVALAHTPTLPELYMLRARIFKRAGDPIRAAGAMEEARALDGQDRFLNTKSGKYLLRAGRPEEAEKVFGLFTKKDATSPGSDLQDMQSLLYLLEQADAQYRSGRLHLALKKYIVVQKIFDEFDDDQYDFHGYSLRKFNIIIYLNLLEWEDRLRSNVAYIKAATSASRIFVAVHDDPSLKTPASSLKLSDKAKKKAKKAAQKIEEVKKAAANANSNEDKGLEPSPAKDEDPDGLKLLACEDPLERAAKLLQPLVELDVQDVDVLGCVYDVAVRRDKLLQAIQALNRARKLAKDHPEVHFRVAHARKLASSLPAQSSSPSSVDPIRVFKDEVDRILPPEVSLMTFNSQYLQQHSGSCQAILAASRVLSKVLESPTDEAEGVAFMTLSTAEDVKLDVKTALDVIAFLQSIKSTRVEEYRKACDGRFELATVFKTSEEREKLAEEIFTLTREGSSNSVNVEPEAELGS; translated from the exons ATGAGCAAGATTCCCCCAAAACGAACTCTACCGTCTAAAGAAGCTACTCTCTTTAAGGAACTTTTGACATTGTACGAAACTCGGCAATTGAAAAAGGGCATCAAAACCTCAGATCAAATACTGAAGAAAATTCCTGAACATGGCG AAACATTGTGCATGAAAGGGCTCATACTCACACATATGGGAAGACGCGATGAAGGAATAGAGATGGTAAAGAAGGGTGTTAGATTAGATTTAACCTCCCATATCGTTTGGCACGTTTTCGGGCTGATACAAAAGGGCGAAAAAAACTATGAAGAGGCTCTAAAATCATATACCCAGGCGTTGAAGTTCGATAAA GAAAATCTGAACATTCTTCGCGACGCAGCACAGTTGCAAACTCATCTTCGACTTTACGACGGCCTTGTGGAGACGCGGTATAAACTTCTTAGAATGCGACCGATGCTGAGGCAAAATTGGATCGCCCTGGCAGTCGCCTATCATCTTGGTGGAAATCTTTTGGAGGCGAAGAAAGTCCTGGAGAATTATGAGAGGACGCTCAAG AACTTACCGGACTACGATATCGAGCATTCGGAAACCTTGGTGTACCATGTACGGCTTCTGGAAGCACTAGGAGAGTGGTCGGATGCGTTATCATTACTCGATACCAATGCTAAAGAGAGGGCAATAGTAGACAAGACGGCTATAATGGAATTCAGAG CTCGTCTTACTTCCAAACTTGGGTCCTCGGACGCAGAACACTCATGGCGTGTTCTCATCGAACATAATTCAGAATGTTATGATTATTACCATGGTTATCTTTCGAATCTCGGCATCAACCTCTCCACTCACCCAGCTCAAGCCCTCAAGGTCCTTCAAGATTTTGCCGTTCAGCTACCAAAGGCCACCGCTCCAAAACGTTTATCTTTAACAATAGCTCCTGCGTCTTTCGCAGGTGATGACAGTATTCTCAGCTTCTACAACCTCGCTCGCGCCTACCTTGTCGCTGGATTGACGAAAGGTATACCCTCACTATTCGCGGACATCAAGTCCCTCTACAGTGACCCAGAGAAGCTCCAAATCATCCAGGATATTGTGGAACAAGCCAAAGAAGACAATACTCCTCCCAcagatccttcttcttcaacttccccaTCGACATCAGAACCGATAACATATCTTTGGACCTTATATTACCTCGCGCAGCATTACTCCTACCTCTCGCAACACTCAAAAGCCCTATCCCTTCTCGACGTTGCTCTAGCTCACACACCCACTTTGCCCGAACTGTACATGCTCCGTGCACGTATTTTCAAGCGTGCGGGAGACCCAATTAGAGCTGCGGGAGCGATGGAGGAGGCAAGAGCCTTGGATGGTCAGGATCGCTTCCTTAACACTAAGAGCGGAAAATACTTGCTCAGGGCCGGAAGACCGGAGGAGGCTGAGAAGGTCTTTGGGTTATTTACGAAA AAAGATGCCACCAGTCCAGGGAGCGACTTGCAAGATATGCAGTCGTTACTCTATCTACTAGAGCAAGCAGATGCGCAATACAGAAGCGGAAGGCTGCATTTGGCACTCAAAAAGTATATCGTTGTTCAAAAG ATATTCGATGAATTCGACGATGACCAGTACGACTTCCACGGTTACTCGCTGCGTAAATTTAATATCATTATCTATCTCAA TTTATTGGAATGGGAAGATCGTCTTCGGTCCAATGTCGCCTACATTAAAGCCGCAACCTCCGCTAGCCGT ATCTTCGTTGCGGTGCACGATGATCCCAGTCTGAAAACACCAGCGTCGTCTT TGAAACTCTCAGATAAAGCCAAAAAGAAAGCGAAGAAAGCTGCGCAAAAAATTGAGGAGGTAAAGAAAG CTGCTGCGAATGCCAACTCAAACGAAGACAAGGGCCTCGAACCGAGTCCAGCCAAAGACGAGGACCCCGACGGCCTCAAGCTCTTAGCGTGCGAGGATCCGCTTGAAAGAGCCGCAAAGCTATTGCAACCCCTCGTTGAATTGGATGTGCAAGATGTAGATGTCCTGGGTTGCGTGTACGATGTTGCTGTCAGACGAG ACAAACTCCTACAAGCTATCCAGGCATTGAACCGGGCTCGGAAACTTGCCAAGGACCATCCAGAAGTTCATTTCAGAGTCGCGCATGCACGGAAATTAG CGTCTTCGTTACCTGCACAGTCATCCTCCCCGTCTTCCGTTGATCCAATCCGGGTATTCAAGGATGAAGTAGACAGGATACTCCCGCCAGAAGTTTCACTGATGACGTTCAATTCGCAATACCTCCAACAACACTCGGGATCTTGTCAAGCTATACTAGCTGCATCCAGGGTATTGAGTAAGGTGCTCGAATCCCCGACAGATGAGGCGGAGGGGGTTGCGTTTATGACGCTGAGTACCGCTGAGGATGTGAAGCTCGATGTCAAG ACTGCCCTCGATGTTATAGCGTTCTTGCAATCAATCAAGTCAACACGCGTTGAAGAGTACAGGAAAGCTTGTGATGGACGATTTGAACTAGCGACGGTTTTCAAGACATCCGAGGAGCGAGAAAAGCTAGCTGAAGAGATCTTTACATTAACACGGGAAGGTAGTAGCAATAGTGTTAATGTTGAGCCCGAAGCAGAGCTCGGTTCATAG
- a CDS encoding uncharacterized protein (MEROPS:MER0034665; CAZy:CE10) — MTENAHFSILDSELAMLLGGVTPSPDENLTVESRRERYDKIVPKAKQNHEPFLPHNSEYTVVDHRIDVGEGVRVLARSIIPTPRDGEDGCFPLLFWIHGGGWITGDVHMDDYHLRRTSVDLRISVVSFEYRLAPEHPFPSAPNDSFAGLKYVAAHPELFSASLKKGFLVGGPSAGGNIAAVLAHRARDDPYFARNETPVTGQLLQIPCLIHVKAYPDRYKSSLLSMEQNKDAPSLSKPAVELVLDLYNAPPTDPDMSPLLLSSHRGLPPAFIQVCGLDPLRDEGILYKKVLEAAGVPARLEVYPGVPHLFDVLYPSLKQSTKYIEDMREGLRWLLSESK, encoded by the exons ATGACCGAAAACGCGCACTTTTCAATCTTGGATTCCGAACTTGCGATGCTCCTTGGTGGTGTAACACCATCGCCTGACGAAAACCTTACTGTTGAGTCCCGGAGGGAAAGATACGACAAGATAGTACCAAAGGCAAAACAGAACCACGAGCCTTTCTTGCCCCACA ATTCTGAATACACCGTTGTCGATCATCGAATCGACGTTGGCGAAGGCGTTCGCGTACTTGCCAGGTCCATCATACCTACGCCCCGAGACGGAGAAGACGGATGTTTCCCTCTACTTTTCTGGATACATGGCGGAG GTTGGATAACGGGTGATGTTCATATGGACGATTATCATCTTCGAAGAACGAGCGTTGACTTGCGGATATCGGTTGTAAGCTTTGAGTATCG ACTAGCACCTGAACATCCTTTCCCCAGCGCTCCAAATGACTCCTTTGCTGGTCTCAAATAC GTCGCTGCTCACCCGGAACTATTCTCTGCATCACTCAAAAAGGGTTTTCTCGTCGGCGGACCTTCTGCAGGTGGGAATATCGCAGCTGTACTTGCCCATCGCGCTAGAGACGATCCATACTTTGCTCGTAACGAGACACCCGTAACTGGACAGCTTCTGCAAATCCCTTGTTTGATTCATGTCAAGGCATACCCGGATAG GTACAAATCCTCGCTATTGTCGATGGAACAAAATAAGGATGCACCTTCGTTATCAAAGCCTGCGGTAGAGTTGGTTTTAG ACCTATACAACGCACCTCCAACAGACCCCGACATGTCCcctctccttctttcctcccaTCGCGGTCTTCCACCAGCTTTTATTCAAGTTTGTGGTCTCGATCCGCTCCGTGACGAAGGGATACTGTATAAGAAAGTTCTTGAAGCGGCTGGTGTGCCTGCTAGACTCGAAGT ATACCCCGGCGTACCACATCTATTCGATGTGCTTTACCCGTCTTTGAAGCAGTCAACGAAATACATTGAAGATATGAGAGAAGGACTTCGTTGGCTGCTCTCGGAATCGAAATGA